Proteins found in one Hemibagrus wyckioides isolate EC202008001 linkage group LG23, SWU_Hwy_1.0, whole genome shotgun sequence genomic segment:
- the LOC131344022 gene encoding origin recognition complex subunit 4-like — protein MCVNVCRGSAGVCCKNIDFKVLSAVVCTLHANLCFKIVLLMSEGPESAEGKPMGLESKYKHLLELLRRTAVHGESNSLHIIGPCGSVKTMLLRCALRELLDLQEVKMNVLQVHLSSLLQMDDRIALREITRQLQLENVVGDKVLVSVFQMSVFLPVCLSAGDKSSSQPVFFILEEFGLFAHHKNQTLLYNLLDVSQSAQAPVAVVGLTCRLDVLELLEKCVKSRFSHRQSHLLSSLTFRQYRDAFQSELTLQDDFPDSKFSQEWNLCVSVRHTASRT, from the exons atgtgtgtaaatgtttgtagagGAAGTGCTGGAGTATGCTGTAAAAACATCGATTTTAAAGTACTATCCGCTGTCGTCTGCACTCTGCATGCtaatctttgttttaaaattgttcTTCTGATGTCTGAAGGTCCAGAGAGTGCTGAGGGTAAACCCATGGGCTTGGAATCGAAGTACAA gcacCTGTTGGAGCTGTTAAGGAGGACAGCGGTTCACGGTGAGAGTAACTCTTTGCATATCATCGGTCCATGTGGATCTGTTAAAACCATG ctgctacGTTGTGCTCTGAGAGAGCTGCTGGACTTGCAGGAGGTGAAGATGAATGTCCTGCAGGTTCACCTGagca GTCTGCTGCAGATGGACGACCGGATCGCTCTGAGAGAGATCACACGCCAGCTTCAACTGGAGAACGTCGTAGGAGACaaagtgttggtgagtgtgttccAG atgtctgtcttcctccctgtctgtctgtctgcaggtgATAAAAGCAGCAGTCAGCCAGTGTTCTTCATCCTGGAAGAGTTTGGTCTGTTTGCTCATCATAAGAACCAGACGCTGCTGTACAACCTGCTGGATGTTTCTCAGTCTGCTCAGGCTCCTGTAGCTGTGGTGGGACTCACCTGCAGActa GACGTTCTTGAGCTCTTGGAAAAGTGTGTGAAGTCTCGTTTTTCCCACAGACAGAGTCACCTGTTGAGTTCTCTGACTTTCCGTCAGTATCGAGATGCCTTTCAGTCTGAGCTCACGCTGCAGGATGACTTCCCCGACAGCAAGTTCTCTCAGGAGTGGAACCTCTGCGTCTCGGTACGACACACCGCATCACGAACCTGA
- the LOC131344023 gene encoding polyadenylate-binding protein 1A-like, which translates to MAALFVKDLHPEVSEVILSNRFRPAGHVQSVHICRDRKTGSPLGYAYVNFRYRDDAERAIDMFSFEILLGRPMRVMWSNWEPTAKPIKGGNIFIRNLDWSIDCTSLFDTFSVFGRILSCKVVESKGYGYVQYESAEAAERLNGKLPNDRQV; encoded by the exons atggctgcactgtttgtgaaagatcttcaccctgaagtatcagaggtgatactttctaatagatttagacctgcaggacacgtccaatctgtccacatttgcagggacaggaagaccGGCTCTCCTCTCGGATACGCGTACGTCAACTTTCGCTATCGAGATGAcg CTGAGAGAGCCATTGACATGTTCAGTTTTGAAATCCTCCTGGGGAGACCCATGCGTGTCATGTGGTCTAACTGGGAACCCACCGCCAAGCCCATCAAGGGAGGGAACATATTCATCAGGAACCTTGATTGGTCCATTGACTGCACCTCCCTGTTTgacactttctctgtgttcgGGAGGATCTTGTCATGCAAG GTTGTGGAATCAAAAGGTTATGGGTACGTTCAGTACGAGTCAGCGGAGGCGGCGGAACGGCTGAACGGAAAACTCCCGAACGACCGCCAAGTGTAA